One Tolypothrix bouteillei VB521301 DNA window includes the following coding sequences:
- a CDS encoding branched-chain amino acid ABC transporter permease — protein sequence MNLQFAQLIVNGIAVGSIIALAAVGLTLTLGILRLSNFAHGDFLTLGAYLTFVLNTLFKLNIWLSMVIAAIGTVAAMLLAEKLLWSRMRSIRASSTTFIIISIGLALFIRNGIIFIWGGSNKNYDLPVSSAMDVGGLKIPPNQLLVFVLAIVVILVLHYVLQNTKIGKAMRAVADDLDLARVSGINVDQVILWTWTIAGSLTSLGGSMYGLITAVRPNMGWFLILPLFAAVILGGIGNPYGAIAAAFIIGIAQEASTPLLGSQYKQGVALFIMILVLLVRPKGLFKGTI from the coding sequence ATGAATTTACAATTTGCTCAATTGATTGTTAATGGTATTGCTGTGGGAAGTATTATTGCTTTAGCAGCAGTTGGACTAACGCTAACTCTGGGAATTTTACGGTTATCTAACTTTGCTCATGGTGATTTTTTGACTTTAGGAGCTTACTTAACATTTGTACTGAATACATTATTTAAGCTGAATATTTGGTTATCTATGGTAATAGCAGCAATTGGTACAGTTGCTGCAATGCTTTTAGCGGAAAAGCTGCTGTGGTCGAGAATGCGCTCTATCCGTGCGAGTTCTACAACATTCATTATTATTTCCATTGGGTTAGCATTATTTATCCGCAATGGTATTATCTTTATCTGGGGCGGAAGTAACAAAAATTACGATTTGCCTGTTAGTTCTGCTATGGATGTTGGTGGTTTAAAAATACCCCCCAATCAACTGTTGGTTTTTGTTTTGGCTATAGTGGTTATTTTGGTGTTGCACTACGTTCTGCAAAATACCAAAATTGGTAAAGCAATGCGAGCAGTTGCTGACGATTTAGACTTAGCTAGGGTCTCTGGTATTAATGTTGACCAAGTGATTCTGTGGACTTGGACGATCGCTGGTAGCCTAACATCTCTCGGTGGTAGTATGTACGGCTTAATTACAGCCGTGCGTCCAAATATGGGGTGGTTTTTAATCTTACCCTTATTTGCAGCGGTTATTTTAGGAGGTATTGGCAATCCTTATGGTGCGATCGCAGCTGCTTTTATCATCGGTATTGCTCAAGAAGCTAGCACGCCTCTACTTGGTTCTCAGTACAAACAAGGTGTCGCATTATTTATCATGATTTTGGTGCTGCTTGTTCGTCCCAAAGGATTATTCAAAGGAACGATATAA
- the larE gene encoding ATP-dependent sacrificial sulfur transferase LarE codes for MLAEKLETLKSIFLEMDKALIAYSGGVDSTLVAKVACDVLGERALAVTAVSPSLLPEELEDAKIQAATIGISHRIVQTREMENPDYTSNPINRCYFCKSELHDTLKPLATALGYPYVVDGVNADDLRDYRPGIQAAKERGARSPLAEVGMTKAQVRQLSQELGLPWWDKPAQPCLSSRFPYGEEITVAKLQRVGRAEIYLRKLGYNSLRVRSQGDIARIELPPEEIKDFVAKTDLQSLVSTFQGFGFLFVTLDLEGFRSGKLNQVLNREIVQRA; via the coding sequence ATGCTTGCAGAAAAACTTGAAACACTAAAAAGCATCTTTCTAGAGATGGATAAGGCATTAATTGCCTACTCTGGGGGGGTTGATAGTACTTTGGTCGCTAAGGTTGCGTGTGATGTTTTGGGTGAACGTGCTTTAGCTGTCACAGCAGTTTCCCCTTCGCTGTTACCGGAGGAGTTGGAGGACGCTAAAATTCAAGCGGCAACTATTGGGATTAGTCATAGAATTGTTCAAACACGCGAAATGGAAAATCCCGACTATACTTCTAACCCAATTAACCGATGCTATTTTTGTAAAAGCGAACTGCACGATACACTCAAGCCCCTTGCGACTGCATTGGGATATCCTTATGTGGTAGATGGTGTGAATGCTGATGATTTACGTGATTACCGTCCGGGAATTCAGGCTGCAAAGGAAAGAGGCGCACGTTCTCCTCTAGCAGAAGTTGGTATGACAAAAGCCCAAGTGCGGCAACTTTCCCAAGAACTTGGTTTACCTTGGTGGGATAAACCCGCACAACCTTGTCTTAGTTCTCGCTTTCCCTACGGTGAAGAGATCACTGTAGCCAAGCTGCAACGAGTCGGGAGGGCAGAAATATATTTAAGAAAGCTAGGTTACAACAGCTTGCGAGTTCGATCTCAAGGAGATATAGCACGGATAGAATTGCCACCAGAAGAAATTAAAGACTTTGTCGCTAAGACAGATTTGCAGTCACTCGTTTCTACTTTTCAGGGATTTGGTTTTCTATTCGTTACTCTTGATTTGGAAGGTTTTCGCAGTGGAAAGCTCAATCAGGTTTTAAATCGAGAGATTGTACAACGGGCATAA
- a CDS encoding response regulator: MTSNKILVIDDTTVVRVKVREMLPPGNFQVLEAKDGVEGLNLIRQEKLSLIMLDFLLPKKNGWEVFQELQANSDLRKIPLVIMSGRKEEVTEKIPEPFEYFEFLGKPFDQKQLIGAIKSAMTKAKQPRPEPAQVAVAATSNGVAATSNGVAATSNGVAATSNGTSAVTSTESGSSAAEIQALNEKIAKMQAEIDALKKQLNQVVTFIKQKVK; this comes from the coding sequence GTGACAAGTAACAAAATTTTAGTTATCGATGACACTACAGTTGTCAGGGTAAAAGTACGAGAAATGTTACCACCAGGAAACTTCCAAGTTTTGGAAGCAAAAGATGGTGTAGAGGGATTGAATTTAATTCGTCAGGAAAAACTGAGCCTGATTATGCTAGATTTCCTACTTCCTAAGAAAAATGGCTGGGAAGTGTTTCAAGAGCTCCAAGCCAATAGTGATTTGAGGAAGATTCCTTTAGTCATCATGTCTGGTCGTAAAGAAGAGGTGACGGAGAAAATCCCCGAACCTTTTGAATATTTTGAGTTTCTTGGAAAACCTTTTGACCAAAAGCAACTCATTGGCGCAATCAAGTCCGCCATGACCAAGGCTAAACAACCACGTCCCGAACCAGCCCAGGTAGCAGTCGCAGCCACCTCCAACGGAGTCGCAGCTACCTCCAATGGAGTCGCAGCTACTTCCAATGGAGTCGCAGCTACTTCTAATGGAACCAGTGCAGTTACCTCTACTGAGTCTGGGTCTTCGGCTGCAGAAATCCAAGCATTAAATGAAAAAATTGCCAAAATGCAGGCAGAAATTGATGCTTTGAAAAAACAACTCAATCAAGTTGTAACTTTTATCAAACAAAAAGTTAAATAG
- a CDS encoding photosystem I protein PsaX, which translates to MANEGKKKVGEDVAKTGATAPYPFRTGWAVLLLAINFLVAAFYFHILV; encoded by the coding sequence ATGGCTAATGAAGGTAAGAAAAAAGTAGGCGAAGACGTTGCTAAAACTGGAGCTACAGCGCCTTACCCCTTCCGCACAGGTTGGGCTGTACTACTGTTAGCAATTAACTTTCTTGTCGCTGCCTTTTATTTTCATATTCTAGTGTAA
- a CDS encoding CapA family protein, translating into MVSQRLGKLWSFGFISLCFCLGISIGLFIRFGQLQRSQAATTSTDTLPVPFSVPEFPTSDTITIQAVGDIIPGTNYPNYRLPSDRNQLLPQSVRAYLQRADILFGNFETSLTNYPYSAKDISRGQVFAFRSPPSYAQLFADVGFDVMNIANNHARDFGFIGFRDTVKHLKEVGIDTLGHKNQILVLELDNIRVAMIGFAPYEHYNSIHDLDTAKALVEEAKRNANIVIVSMHAGAEGTSALNVKNKTEYFYGENRGNSIKFARTMIDAGADLVLGHGPHVPRAMEIYNDKLIAYSLGNFLGYRTLSTVAQTGYSMILEVKLNSQGNLVGSKIIPVRLDRQGIPRIDQRFHTVGLLRHLISKDFPNQQVKINKKGEIVLEDSNLVAEKE; encoded by the coding sequence ATGGTGAGCCAGCGTTTGGGCAAACTGTGGTCGTTTGGCTTTATCAGTTTGTGTTTCTGCTTGGGTATTAGTATAGGATTATTCATTCGCTTTGGACAGTTACAGCGATCGCAAGCTGCAACTACATCCACAGATACATTGCCAGTTCCTTTCTCTGTACCCGAATTTCCAACCTCAGATACCATAACAATCCAAGCAGTTGGAGACATTATTCCAGGAACAAACTATCCTAACTACAGGTTACCAAGCGATCGCAACCAACTGCTGCCACAATCTGTACGAGCGTATTTGCAAAGAGCAGACATTTTATTTGGTAACTTTGAAACTAGCTTAACCAACTACCCCTACAGCGCCAAAGACATCAGCCGGGGACAAGTATTTGCCTTTCGTTCCCCACCCTCCTACGCTCAACTGTTTGCTGATGTTGGATTTGATGTTATGAACATAGCCAACAATCATGCACGAGATTTTGGTTTCATAGGGTTCCGAGACACAGTCAAGCACCTTAAAGAGGTTGGCATAGACACATTAGGACATAAAAATCAAATTCTTGTATTAGAACTTGATAATATTCGAGTGGCAATGATTGGGTTTGCTCCCTACGAACATTACAATTCCATTCACGACCTAGATACAGCCAAAGCACTCGTAGAAGAAGCTAAAAGAAATGCCAACATAGTCATTGTGTCAATGCATGCAGGAGCCGAGGGCACCAGTGCATTAAACGTCAAAAACAAAACCGAGTATTTCTATGGAGAAAATCGAGGAAATTCCATCAAGTTTGCGAGAACAATGATTGATGCAGGAGCAGATTTAGTTCTCGGACACGGTCCCCACGTTCCGCGAGCAATGGAAATCTATAATGATAAACTCATTGCATACTCTTTAGGAAATTTTTTGGGATATCGAACGCTATCCACAGTAGCCCAAACAGGGTACTCAATGATTTTAGAAGTTAAGCTTAATTCTCAGGGAAATTTGGTAGGAAGTAAAATTATCCCCGTTCGTTTAGATCGGCAAGGAATTCCCCGCATCGATCAACGCTTCCATACAGTAGGACTTTTACGTCATTTAATTAGTAAAGATTTTCCCAACCAACAAGTCAAAATTAATAAGAAAGGCGAAATTGTTTTAGAAGATAGCAATTTAGTTGCCGAAAAAGAATAA
- the lipA gene encoding lipoyl synthase — MTALEPSQIKTEIMAMPSWLRRPIGKASELSTVQRIIRQRQIHTICEEGRCPNRGECYAQQTATFLLMGPTCTRSCAFCQVDKGHAPMPVDLEEPQKVAEAVQLLELRYVVLTSVARDDLPDQGAGHFVKTMETIRQMNPETQIEVLTPDFWGGVGAGEEGQRDRIKTIVQAKPACYNHNIETVRRLQGPVRRGAKYDRSLFVLQVVKDIDPIIPTKSGLMLGHGETREEIIETMVDLRKVGCDRITIGQYMRPSLEHLPVQKYWTPEEFDELGKVAQDMGFSHVRSGPLVRSSYHAGDN; from the coding sequence ATGACTGCTTTAGAGCCATCTCAAATTAAAACTGAAATTATGGCAATGCCTTCATGGTTGCGCCGCCCGATTGGTAAAGCTAGCGAACTCTCAACGGTACAACGGATTATCAGGCAACGTCAAATTCACACCATTTGCGAAGAAGGACGCTGCCCGAATCGGGGTGAGTGTTACGCCCAACAAACTGCTACTTTTTTACTTATGGGGCCTACCTGCACTAGATCTTGTGCTTTTTGTCAAGTGGATAAAGGTCACGCACCAATGCCTGTTGACTTGGAGGAACCTCAAAAGGTTGCAGAAGCAGTGCAGCTCTTAGAATTGCGTTACGTGGTGCTGACTTCTGTTGCTCGTGACGATTTACCAGACCAAGGGGCGGGTCACTTTGTGAAGACGATGGAGACGATTCGCCAAATGAACCCAGAAACTCAAATCGAAGTACTGACACCAGATTTTTGGGGTGGTGTGGGTGCTGGTGAGGAAGGTCAGCGCGATCGCATCAAGACAATAGTGCAAGCCAAACCAGCCTGTTACAATCACAACATTGAAACAGTACGACGTTTACAAGGACCAGTACGTCGGGGGGCGAAATACGATCGCTCGCTTTTTGTCCTGCAAGTGGTTAAAGACATTGACCCTATCATTCCTACAAAATCAGGATTGATGCTAGGACACGGGGAAACGAGAGAGGAAATTATTGAAACGATGGTGGATTTGCGTAAAGTGGGATGCGATCGTATAACTATCGGTCAGTATATGCGTCCGTCTTTAGAACATTTGCCAGTACAAAAGTATTGGACACCAGAAGAGTTTGATGAATTAGGCAAAGTCGCTCAAGATATGGGATTTAGCCATGTTCGTTCCGGACCTTTAGTTCGCAGTTCCTATCATGCGGGAGACAATTAA